The Longimicrobiaceae bacterium genome includes the window TTCAGCTAAACTCCAGCGTTAGCCCGTTGGTAAAGTCGCACGTAGGCCACGGTATATTCGCTGGTCGTCCACCCTTGCGTGCTTTGCCTAGCATTCCGGTTTGCCGCGGCCAAGTTCCGGTGCCTACAACAGCTTTCGAAAGTCCGGTGACTGAGAGCGAGCGAATGGAGTACTTCCGACGTCGCGACGACGAGCTTCTACTCGGCGGCGCGATCCTCTCCGAGTTGTGCAGCCTGGTGGTCCGCGAAGTCGACATCGCCGCTGTTCACGGTGCGTACCTCGCGTCGATTCTCGCCGCCGTTTCCAACTCGGTCCAGATACAGCCGAGCCGCTCCCCTGCTGGTGAATTATCTGCATGCAAGTAAACATACGAGTCGTCGACACCGCTGACCGTGACGAATGGGTCCGGCTGCTGACGGGGATGTATCCGCATGCAGCCGATGAGCACGAGGGCGTGGTGGACGCCTTCCTCGCGGGGCGACGGTCGGGAGAGCCGACGCTGGTGGCCGTCTTCGTCAGCACGCGGCCCGACAGTTCGCCTGTCCGGTTTTCTGGAGATGTCGGTGCGTGGTTATGCAGAAGGGTGCTCCGGGCCCACGCCGCACGTGGAAAGCTGGTACGTGGACCCGGATGCGCGGCGTTCAGGCATCGGCCACGCGCTGCTCCGCGCGGCCGAGCAGTGGGCGCGGGAGCACGGCTTTCACCAGCTCGCGTCGGACACGGAGCTGCACAACGAGATGAGCGAGCGGGCGCACAAGGCGTTCGGCTTCGAAGAGGTCGAGCGCGCGATCCACTTTCGGAAATCACTGTAGCTGCGGACCTGACCCGGTGCGCGCGCGCAATCTCTGTGAGATGGCCCCCGGGGCCGTATCGTCAATCGTGACGGCGCGGCCTCGTTATGTGTTGGCGATGTAACGCGCGAGGTACGGCGCCGTCCGACTGCCCCGCGCGGTCGCCACCTCCGCCGGCGGGCCGCAGGCGACGAGGCGGCCGCCTTCTTCGCCGGCGCCGGGGCCGATGTCCATCACCCAGTCGCTGGCGGCGATCACGCGCATGTCGTGCTCGACCACGATGACGGTGTTGCCGGCTTCCACCAGGCCGTCGAGCTGCTCCACCAGCCGCTCCACGTCCGACGGGTGGAGGCCGGTGGTGGGCTCGTCGAGGATGTAGAGCGTGTTGCCGCGCTGCATGCGCTGAAGCTCGGTCGCCAGCTTAATGCGCTGCGCCTCGCCGCCGGAGAGCTCCGTCGCGGGCTGGCCCAGGCGCAGGTAGCCCAGCCCCACCTGCCGCAGCACGTCCAGCGAACGGGCCACGTGCGGCTCGTCTGCGAAGAAGTCGCGGGCGGCCTCCACCGTCATCCCCAGCACCTCGGCGACGTTCCTGCCGCGGTACATGACCTCCAGCGTCTGCGCGTTGTAGCGGGCGCCGTGGCAGGTGGGGCATGGCGCGTACACGCTCGCCAGGAACAGCAGCTCGACGGATACGAAGCCCTCGCCCTCGCACGTCTCGCAGCGGCCCTTGGCCACGTTGAACGAGAAGCGGCCCGCATCGTACCGCCGCTTCTTCGCCTCCTTCGTTGCCGCGAACAGCTTGCGGACGTGGTCGAAGAGGCCGGTGTACGTCGCCAGGTTCGACCGCGGCGTCCGGCCGATGGGCCGCTGATCGACCCGCACGAGCCGCTTCACGCCTTCCATCCCGCCCGTGATCCGCCCGCCCAGCGTGGGCACGGCGCCTCCATCCAGTGCATCCGTCTCGTCGTCATCCGCAGGCACGTCGTGGCCCAGGGCTTCGGCGACCAGCTCCACGAGCACCTGGCTCACCAGACTGCTCTTGCCGGAGCCGGACACGCCGGTGACGGTGGTAAAGACGCCCAGCGGGAACTCCACGTCCAGCTCGTGCAGGTTGTTACGCGTGACGCCGGTCAGCCGCAGCCAGCCCTTCGGCTCACGCGGCGTGCGCGGCTCCGGCGCGTGCTCCGCGAAGAGGTGGCGGCGCGTCTGCGACTCTTCCACCTTCGCCAGACCCGCCGGCGGGCCGCTGTAGAGCACGTGGCCGCCTCCCTCGCCCGCACCGGGTCCTACGTCCACGATCCAATCCGCGTGGCGGACCACGTCTAGGTCGTGCTCCACCACGAAGAGCGAATTGCCGGATGCCTTCAGCCGGTCGAGCGCGGCGAGCAGCGCCTCGGTGTCCGCCGGGTGGAGGCCGGCGGATGGCTCGTCGAGCACGTAGACGACGCCGAAGAGGTTCGAGCGCACCTGCGTGGCGAGCCGCAGCCGCTGGAGCTCGCCGGGCGAGAGCGTGGGCGTGCTGCGATCCATCGAGAGATAGCCGAGCCCCAGGTCCAGCAGCACCTCCACGCGGCCGCACAGGTCCTCGGCGATGCGGCGGGCGACGAGCGCCTTCTCCGGGTGCGCGGCGGCCTCTTTCGCATCTCCCGCCAGCGTGCCCGCGGCGTACGGGCGCAGCAAGTCGCGCACGCGGGCGAGGGGCAGACGCGAAAAGTCCGCGATGTCGTACCCGGCGAAGGTCACGGTCAGCGCCTCGGGCCGCAGCCGCTTGCCGTGGCAGAGCGGGCAGTCGGTGCCCAGCATGTACTGCATCACCCGTTTCTTCATGAGCGGGCTCTGCGTGTTGGCGAAGGTGTGCAGCACGTGCCGGCGGGCGCTGGTGAAGGTGCCCATGTAGTCCGGCGGCTCCTTCCGCTCCACCGCCCGACGCGTCTGCTCCGGCGTGCGGCCGGGGTAGACGGGCACGACCGGCTGCTCCTCGGTGAAGAGGATCCAGTCCCGCTGCTTCTTGGGCAGGTCGCGCCACGGCCGGTCCACGTCGTAGCCCAGCGTGACGAGGATGTCGCGCTGGTTCTGGCCGCCCCATGCCTGCGGCCAAGCGGCGATCGCCCGCTCGCGGATGGTGAGCGAGTCGTCCGGCACCATCGACTGCTCCGTCACCTCGTAGATGCGGCCCTGGCCGTGGCACCGCGGGCACGCGCCCTCCGGCGTGTTGGGCGAGAAGCCTTCGGCGTAGACGATGGATTGGCCGGGCGGATAGTCCCCGGCGCGCGAGTACAGCATTCGGACGAGGTTCGACAGCGTGGTGACGCTGCCCACGGACGAGCGCGTGGTGGGCGCGCCGCGCTGCTGCTGGAGCGCCACGGCGGGCGGCAGGCCCTCGATCTCGTCCACCTCCGGCACGCCCATCTGGTGGAAGAGCCGGCGTGCGTACGGCGCGACGGATTCGAGGTAGCGCCGCTGCGCCTCGGCGTAGAGGGTGCCGAAGGCGAGCGAAGACTTGCCCGAGCCGGACACGCCGGTGAACACCACCAGCGCGTCGCGGGGGATGCGCAGATCTACGTTCTTCAGGTTGTGCTCGCGCGCCCCGCGCACGGTCACGAACCCGCCGAAGCCTTCCTCCCCGCCGTCACCGGAACGGGGCCTGTCCGCCTGGGCCATGTGAGACTGCGCACCTGCGTTGCGGGAGATGGGCACGCGCCAGCGTACTCGCCGTCACGAGAGATCGCCGCGCGACGGGCCAGACTCGTGCCATGCAGCGAATCGGTGATGTATCGCGGCGGCAGCGGGCCCCCTCCCCCAGCCTCCCCCCAAACTGCCTGGGGGAGGGGAGCCTAGTCCACGGCTGGGCTGCGGCTACGGCGGAGCGTCCAACTTCGAACCGAGATAACCTCAACGCCGTAAAGCAGTTCTCCCCTCTCCCGCTTGCGGGGGAGGGGCCGGGGGAGGGGGCGCCTTTCCGCGCCGATGGCCTACCGGCTTCGCTCCTTACGATCGGCTGGAGGCTTGTTCCGGTGAGACGGCGTGAGTAGCTTACGCTTCCCCACATACGTTTCTCCGGCCGGCTGCTCGCGGGCCGGAACCTCTCCAAAGGACACCTGTCATGAACACCACTCCGCGCAGGGCGCTGCTCGCGCTCGCGGCCGCCGTCGCGCTCACGTGCGCGAGCCAGGCGCACGCGCAGCGGCTGTACAACCCGCGCGCGAACGCACGCGCGGAGATCGACTCGGCGATGGTGGCGGCGCGGGCGGACCACAAGCTGGTGCTGATCGACTTCGGGGCGGATTGGTGCCTGGACTGCGTGATCCTGGACCGGCTGTTCCAGGATGCGGACGTGGCGGCGTACCTGGACGCGCACTACCACGTGGTGCGCGTGGACGTGGGCCAGTTCGACCACAACCTGGACCTGGTGAAGAAGTTCGGCAGCCCCATCGAGGGTGGTGTTCCCGCCGTGGTCGTGGTCGCACCCACCGGCCGGATGGTCGCCACCACGCGCGACGGCGCCCTAGAGAGTGCGCGCCGCATGAACCCGGCACAGGTCCTGGCGATGCTGCGCCGCTGGGCTGCGCCGGCCGCCTGACGGGACCGGCTCGATGATGAAGCTGAAGAAGCGCGGACTTGTGGTGGCCGCCGTGCCGGCCTTGCTGGTGCTGGCCCTGGCGGGCGCCTACGCCTCCGGGGTCGTGGGCCACCGGTCCGGCGGCGCGGGGCACTCCGTGGTGGCGGCGTTCACGGAGCGCGACGTGGCGGTGGAGATCGCGGTGGAGCGCGACACGGCGGGGAAGACGTGGCTGGCGGGTCGTTTCACACCCACGCGGCCGGGCTTCCACCTGTACGGCAAGGACCTGCCGAAGGGCGGGATCGACGGCATCGGCCAGCCGACGCTGATGGAGATCGTCTCGTCGCCCGCGTTGAAGGCGGCGGGCCCGCTCACGGCGGACAGGGCGACGAGCGATCTGCACATCCCGCTACTGGGGCTCACGTTCCCGGTGTATCCCGCGGGCCCCGTCACGCTGCGCCAGCCGGTGACGGTCGCCGCCGGCGCGCGCGAGGCGGAGCTTTCGGTCACGTACATGTCGTGCAGCGAGAGCAACTGCCTGGCCCCGGCCATCGGCCGGCGGGTGAGCATCGCGCTGCCCTGACGGTCGCGCGCCGCCGCGCATCTCCCGTAGCGCAGCCTTTCGACCGGCGGCATCTCCGTGCATCTTCCGGCACGCGGATGCCGTTCTCGCATCCAGAGGCCAACAACGACGGGAGAGATGCCGTGACCACTCGCGCGAGCGGGCCGTTCGAGGTGAAGCTGACGCCGCAGGAGACCGTGCACGGCGTGCTGGGGCGCATGGCCATCGACAAGCAGTTCCACGGCGACCTGGAGGCCACCAGCCACGGCGAGATGGTGATGTTCGGCACGGCGGTGCAGGGCTCGGCCGGGTACGTGGCGATGGAGCAGGTGAGCGGCACCCTCCACGGCCGCGCGGGCACCTTCGTGCTCCAGCACAGCGGCACCATGAACCGCGGCGCGCCGACCCTCACCGTGAGCGTGGTGCCGGACTCCGGCACGGGCGAGCTGGCCGGCCTGGCGGGCACCATGACCATCGACATCACCGGCGGCAAGCACGCCTACGGCTTCGACTACACGCTGCCCGAAGCGCCCTAGCTCAAGCATCTACCCAGCCGCGCATCTCCCGAATTCGTCCGTGGAGATGCGCGGCTTCGTGCGAACCGTCATCTGCGCATCCTCCCGCTCCGCCTCGGAAGAGCACGGGTGATGCGCTTTTCGGCGTTCCGCAGCATCTTGGCTGGATCAGCAAATCGGGCTGCATATCCTCGATCGACCGTCTTTGCGTCTGCCGTAAACGTTCGGCGGAGTCCGGCTCGACATCACACGGCAAGGGAGATGTCGAAACGAGGCAATCCTGTTCGACTAGGGGTGTCCATGCAGGTTCGACCACCCATCCGGGAGGAAGCCATGAAGTACCTCTGCTTGATCTACGACGACGAGAAGACGCTCGATACGATGGATGCCGCCGCGTCCGCCGCGTTCCTGGGCGAGTACGGCGCGTTCACTCAGGCCACGCGCGACAGCGGGCACTACGTGGCCGGCGAGGCGCTGCAGCCGGTGGCGACCGCGACGACGGTGCGCATCCGCAACGGGAAGACGTCCACCACCGACGGCCCGTTCGCGGAGACGAAGGAGCAGCTGGGCGGCTTCTACATGCTGGAGGCGGGAGACCTGAACGAGGCGATCCAACTCGCGTCGCGCATCCCGTCGGCCCGCACGGGCAGCATAGAGGTGCGGCCGGTGATGGTGTTCGGGCCGCAGCCGTAGCGCCTCGGGTGACGACGGAAGGGCATGCGGCCGACGAGGCGCGGGCGGCGGTGGATGCCGTCTACCGCGCCGAGTCGCGCCGCGTGCTCGCCACGCTGATCCGCCTCCTCGGCGACTTCGACCTCGCCGAGGAGGCGATGCACGACGCGTTCACCGCCGCCATGCAACGCTGGCCGCGCGAGGGTGCGCCGTCCAACCCGCGCGCGTGGCTCGTCTCCGCCGGACGCTTCAAGGCGATCGACGCCATCCGCCGGCGCGCGCGCTTCGACGCGTCGCTGGCCGAGGTGGCGGACCGGCTCTATTCGGATCGAGACGCGGAGGAGGATGACGGGGACGGCGTGGAGGACGACCGGCTGCGGCTGGTGTTCACCTGCTGCCACCCGGCGCTCTCGCCCGATGCGCGGGTGGCGCTCACGCTGCGCGAGGTGTGCGGGCTGACGACGGAGGAGATCGCGCGCGCCTTCCTGACGGGCGCGCCCACGCTCGCCCAGCGCATCGTGCGTGCAAAGGCGAAGATCCGCGGCGCCCGCATCCCGTACCAGGTGCCGTCGCGCGCGGACCTGCCGGAGCGGCTGGACGCGGTGCTGCACGTCGTCTATCTCGTCTTCAACGAGGGCTACTCCGCGTCGGCGGGCGGGTCGCTCACGCGCGCGGACCTGTGTGCCGAGGCGATCCGGCTGGGGCGCCTGCTGGCGGAGCTGATGCCGGACGAGCCGGAGGTGGATGGCCTGCTGGCGCTGATGCTGCTGCACGAGTCCCGTCGCGCCGCCCGCACCACGGCCGATGGCGAGCTGGTGCTGCTGGACGAGCAAGACCGTTCGCGTTGGGACCGCGCCCTCATCGCCGAGGGCTGCCTGCGGGTGGAGCGCGCGCTGCGGTCGCGGCGCTTCGGCCCGTACGCGCTGCAAGCCGCCGTCGCCGCGGTGCACGCCGAAGCCGAGACGGCTGCGGCGACCGATTGGGCGCAGATCGTCGGCCTCTACGACGTGCTGATGCGCGCGGACCCGTCGCCCGTGGTGGAGCTGAACCGCTCCGCGGCGCTCGCCATGCGCGACGGCCCCGCGGCCGGCCTGGCGCGGATCGACGCCCTGCTCGCGCGCGGCGAGCTGGCGGACTACCACCTGGCCCACTCCGCCCGTGCCGACCTGTGCCGCCGCCTCGGCCGCACCGCCGACGCGCGCGAGTCGTACGAGCGCGCCCTCGCCCTCGCGCGCCA containing:
- a CDS encoding GNAT family N-acetyltransferase, yielding MSTRAWWTPSSRGDGRESRRWWPSSSARGPTVRLSGFLEMSVRGYAEGCSGPTPHVESWYVDPDARRSGIGHALLRAAEQWAREHGFHQLASDTELHNEMSERAHKAFGFEEVERAIHFRKSL
- a CDS encoding excinuclease ABC subunit UvrA, which translates into the protein MAQADRPRSGDGGEEGFGGFVTVRGAREHNLKNVDLRIPRDALVVFTGVSGSGKSSLAFGTLYAEAQRRYLESVAPYARRLFHQMGVPEVDEIEGLPPAVALQQQRGAPTTRSSVGSVTTLSNLVRMLYSRAGDYPPGQSIVYAEGFSPNTPEGACPRCHGQGRIYEVTEQSMVPDDSLTIRERAIAAWPQAWGGQNQRDILVTLGYDVDRPWRDLPKKQRDWILFTEEQPVVPVYPGRTPEQTRRAVERKEPPDYMGTFTSARRHVLHTFANTQSPLMKKRVMQYMLGTDCPLCHGKRLRPEALTVTFAGYDIADFSRLPLARVRDLLRPYAAGTLAGDAKEAAAHPEKALVARRIAEDLCGRVEVLLDLGLGYLSMDRSTPTLSPGELQRLRLATQVRSNLFGVVYVLDEPSAGLHPADTEALLAALDRLKASGNSLFVVEHDLDVVRHADWIVDVGPGAGEGGGHVLYSGPPAGLAKVEESQTRRHLFAEHAPEPRTPREPKGWLRLTGVTRNNLHELDVEFPLGVFTTVTGVSGSGKSSLVSQVLVELVAEALGHDVPADDDETDALDGGAVPTLGGRITGGMEGVKRLVRVDQRPIGRTPRSNLATYTGLFDHVRKLFAATKEAKKRRYDAGRFSFNVAKGRCETCEGEGFVSVELLFLASVYAPCPTCHGARYNAQTLEVMYRGRNVAEVLGMTVEAARDFFADEPHVARSLDVLRQVGLGYLRLGQPATELSGGEAQRIKLATELQRMQRGNTLYILDEPTTGLHPSDVERLVEQLDGLVEAGNTVIVVEHDMRVIAASDWVMDIGPGAGEEGGRLVACGPPAEVATARGSRTAPYLARYIANT
- a CDS encoding thioredoxin family protein — protein: MNTTPRRALLALAAAVALTCASQAHAQRLYNPRANARAEIDSAMVAARADHKLVLIDFGADWCLDCVILDRLFQDADVAAYLDAHYHVVRVDVGQFDHNLDLVKKFGSPIEGGVPAVVVVAPTGRMVATTRDGALESARRMNPAQVLAMLRRWAAPAA
- a CDS encoding DUF3224 domain-containing protein; this translates as MTTRASGPFEVKLTPQETVHGVLGRMAIDKQFHGDLEATSHGEMVMFGTAVQGSAGYVAMEQVSGTLHGRAGTFVLQHSGTMNRGAPTLTVSVVPDSGTGELAGLAGTMTIDITGGKHAYGFDYTLPEAP
- a CDS encoding YciI family protein, whose amino-acid sequence is MKYLCLIYDDEKTLDTMDAAASAAFLGEYGAFTQATRDSGHYVAGEALQPVATATTVRIRNGKTSTTDGPFAETKEQLGGFYMLEAGDLNEAIQLASRIPSARTGSIEVRPVMVFGPQP
- a CDS encoding RNA polymerase sigma factor, which codes for MTTEGHAADEARAAVDAVYRAESRRVLATLIRLLGDFDLAEEAMHDAFTAAMQRWPREGAPSNPRAWLVSAGRFKAIDAIRRRARFDASLAEVADRLYSDRDAEEDDGDGVEDDRLRLVFTCCHPALSPDARVALTLREVCGLTTEEIARAFLTGAPTLAQRIVRAKAKIRGARIPYQVPSRADLPERLDAVLHVVYLVFNEGYSASAGGSLTRADLCAEAIRLGRLLAELMPDEPEVDGLLALMLLHESRRAARTTADGELVLLDEQDRSRWDRALIAEGCLRVERALRSRRFGPYALQAAVAAVHAEAETAAATDWAQIVGLYDVLMRADPSPVVELNRSAALAMRDGPAAGLARIDALLARGELADYHLAHSARADLCRRLGRTADARESYERALALARQEPERRFLQRRIAELEG